From Coffea arabica cultivar ET-39 chromosome 10e, Coffea Arabica ET-39 HiFi, whole genome shotgun sequence, one genomic window encodes:
- the LOC140015443 gene encoding ras-related protein RABC1, producing MESSSSASAAQEFDYLFKLLLIGDSGVGKSSLLLSFTSNTFEDLSPTIGVDFKVKYVTLGGKKLKLAIWDTAGQERFRTLTSSYYRGAQGIIMVYDVTRRETFTNLSDIWAKEIDLYSTNQDCIKMLVGNKVDKESERVVSKKEGINFAREYGCLFIECSAKTRTNVEQCFEELVLKF from the exons ATGGAATCTTCGTCGTCGGCATCGGCGGCGCAGGAGTTTGATTACTTGTTCAAGCTGTTATTGATTGGTGATTCAGGTGTTGGAAAGAGCAGTCTTTTGCTCAGTTTCACTTCCAATACGTTTGAAGATCTATCTCCTACCATCG GTGTGGATTTTAAAGTAAAATATGTCACTCTTGGAGGGAAGAAGTTGAAGCTTGCCATTTGGGATACAG CTGGTCAGGAGAGATTTAGGACATTGACTAGTTCATATTACAGAGGTGCTCAAGGAATTATCATGG TTTATGATGTAACTCGACGCGAAACATTCACGAATCTCTCTGATATATGGGCCAAAGAAATAGACTTGTATTCTACAAACCAAGACTGCATCAAGATGCTTGTGGGCAATAAAGTGGACAAG GAAAGTGAAAGAGTTGTCAGCAAAAAAGAAGGAATAAACTTTGCAAGGGAATATGGTTGCCTCTTCATTGAATGCAGTGCCAAAACTCGAACTAATGTGGAGCAGTGCTTCGAAGAACTTGTTCTAAAG ttttga